The following proteins are co-located in the Eublepharis macularius isolate TG4126 chromosome 5, MPM_Emac_v1.0, whole genome shotgun sequence genome:
- the GADD45A gene encoding growth arrest and DNA damage-inducible protein GADD45 alpha isoform X1 — protein MSPVAGDQRCVPFKTLPQFCTMRRTVQGGCRRCRIAPGAVMHFVCARPRLLPLVRSLAFVSFKILLVSLASFSMEKVGDALEEVLSKALSQRNITIGVYEAAKLLNVDPDNVVLCLLAADEEDNQDVALQIHFTLIQAFCCENDINILRVSNPSRLAELLLLGASGGGEQPADLHCILVTNPHASQWKDPALSQLICFCRESRYMDQWVPVINLPER, from the exons ATGAGTCCGGTCGCTGGGGATCAAAGGTGTGTTCCATTCAAGACCCTCCCTCAGTTTTGCACGATGAGGAGGACGGTGCAGGGCGGTTGTAGGCGCTGCCGAATAGCCCCTGGGGCAGTGATGCATTTTGTGTGCGCGCGCCCACGGTTGCTCCCTCTTGTCCGGAGTTTGGCTTTTGTTAGTTTTAAAATCTTACTAGTCTCTCTGGCTTCTTTCAGCATGGAGAAGGTGGGGGATGCCTTGGAGGAAGTCCTAAGCAAAGCCCTGAGTCAGAGAAACATCACTATTGGAGTATATGAGGCTGCCAAATTGCTCAACGT GGATCCAGATAATGTGGTGCTTTGTCTGCTGGCTGCAGATGAGGAAGACAATCAGGATGTTGCTCTACAAATTCATTTCACCCTGATCCAAGCGTTTTGCTGCGAGAATGACATTAACATACTCAGAGTGAGCAACCCAAGCCGGCTAGCTGAGCTGCTGCTCTTAGGGGCAAGTGGGGGAGGCGAGCAGCCAGCAGACCTGCACTGCATACTTGTGACG AATCCACATGCTTCTCAATGGAAGGATCCAGCCTTGAGTCAGCTGATCTGCTTTTGCCGGGAAAGTCGTTACATGGATCAGTGGGTCCCAGTGATCAACCTTCCTGAACGGTGA
- the GADD45A gene encoding growth arrest and DNA damage-inducible protein GADD45 alpha isoform X2: MTLEELAGDHPALGSMEKVGDALEEVLSKALSQRNITIGVYEAAKLLNVDPDNVVLCLLAADEEDNQDVALQIHFTLIQAFCCENDINILRVSNPSRLAELLLLGASGGGEQPADLHCILVTNPHASQWKDPALSQLICFCRESRYMDQWVPVINLPER, from the exons ATGACTCTGGAAGAGCTCGCTGGAGACCACCCGGCTTTGGGAAG CATGGAGAAGGTGGGGGATGCCTTGGAGGAAGTCCTAAGCAAAGCCCTGAGTCAGAGAAACATCACTATTGGAGTATATGAGGCTGCCAAATTGCTCAACGT GGATCCAGATAATGTGGTGCTTTGTCTGCTGGCTGCAGATGAGGAAGACAATCAGGATGTTGCTCTACAAATTCATTTCACCCTGATCCAAGCGTTTTGCTGCGAGAATGACATTAACATACTCAGAGTGAGCAACCCAAGCCGGCTAGCTGAGCTGCTGCTCTTAGGGGCAAGTGGGGGAGGCGAGCAGCCAGCAGACCTGCACTGCATACTTGTGACG AATCCACATGCTTCTCAATGGAAGGATCCAGCCTTGAGTCAGCTGATCTGCTTTTGCCGGGAAAGTCGTTACATGGATCAGTGGGTCCCAGTGATCAACCTTCCTGAACGGTGA